The Salvelinus sp. IW2-2015 linkage group LG8, ASM291031v2, whole genome shotgun sequence genome window below encodes:
- the LOC111967661 gene encoding calcium-binding and coiled-coil domain-containing protein 2 isoform X2 has translation MESFETAANMELSTNFSQVVFQEIPNSYVSNVALTCCYTLTAAIQPNPRDWVGIFKVGWSTTKDYHTFVWVEPSLELIGLETVRKQVLFTAYYLPKDDSAFYQFCYVDSNGQVRGASTPFCFKTPGEQSTDCSLENDLLVIITQEKVEQREREKEELVMELGQLKEQNETLRNALKEQQQEIDHFKLSNEELYQADGNMENKRENARKHEELTQNTKLMDDSHRGQEEQVGKSEREKEELTMELGQLKEQNETLTCALKEQQQEIDHLKESKKELVQLVSKLERQQQNTREHEELAKNAKSLDESQRGQEVDLQSSKKEKKCSALKEQQQEESKEELLQVVSKLERQQQNTREHEELAQNAKSMDESQRGQESLTTICEKYERALITIKQLKKEREELKGKIEVQSVEIAQLSPRLKESEQESHKLKDHIQLLQVDLQSSEKEKDKLSAALHRVCGVTHDLQDLKTENKALRRSLSEQEQQPLQMMDSDWKEQYQALLGQLEEAQRQLHKELQASNNTRKRAEQAERELEELKECMESTAMTSDQTKQESSKLEMQLSELNEIIEEKENMAEIAKVEKEELSRENQDLKRDIERLRKVFDDVQAAPVPMQHPNPYGSSTDPTPNKEQQQEADSLHFGNPYETPGTATNLEEELSLECRHCHESFPGITQDELELHEHSHRACPFCTLICDGMEQALYEDHVYSHEV, from the exons ATGGAGAGCTTCGAAACTGCAGCCAACATGGAATTGTCAACCAACTTTTCCCAGGTTGTGTTTCAGGAAATCCCCAACTCATATGTGTCAAATGTTGCCTTGACTTGCTGCTACACTCTGACAGCAGCAATCCAACCGAATCCCAGAGACTGGGTGGGGATATTCAAG GTGGGCTGGAGCACCACAAAGGATTATCACACATTTGTGTGGGTAGAACCATCATTGGAACTGATAGGACTGGAGACAGTCAGAAAACAAGTGCTTTTTACTG CATACTACTTGCCAAAGGATGACTCAGCATTCTATCAGTTCTGCTATGTTGATAGCAATGGCCAAGTTAGAGGAGCCAGCACCCCCTTCTGCTTTAAAACCCCTGGGGAACAAAGCACAGACTGCAGCCTTGAAAATGACCTCTTGGTTATCATAACTCAG GAAAAGGTAGAGCAacgtgagagggagaaagaagagctgGTCATGGAGTTGGGGCAACTGAAAGAACAAAATGAGACTCTGAGAAATGCTCTGAAAGAGCAACAGCAAGAGATTGATCACTTCAAG CTGTCAAATGAGGAACTATACCAGGCAGATGGGAACATGGAGAATAAGCGGGAGAATGCAAGAAAGCATGAAGAACTGACacagaacactaaactaatggaTGACTCACACAGAGGGCAGGAG GAACAGGTGGGAaaaagtgagagggagaaagaagagctgACCATGGAGTTGGGGCAACTGAAAGAGCAAAATGAGACTCTGACATGTGCCCTAAAGGAGCAGCAGCAAGAGATTGATCACCTCAAG GAATCCAAAAAGGAACTGGTACAGTTAGTGAGCAAACTGGAGCGGCAGCAACAGAATACTAGAGAGCATGAAGAACTGGCAAAGAATGCCAAATCATTGGATGAAtcacagagaggacaggag GTGGATCTCCAGAGCAGTAAGAAAGAGAAGAAGTGTTCTGCCCTAAAGGAGCAACAGCAAGAG GAATCCAAAGAGGAACTGTTACAGGTAGTGAGCAAACTGGAGCGGCAGCAACAGAATACTAGAGAGCATGAAGAACTGGCACAGAATGCTAAATCAATGGATGAAtcacagagaggacaggag TCTCTGACAACTATTTGTGAGAAATATGAACGAGCGTTGATCACGATCAAACAGCTGAAGAAGGAGCGAGAGGAGTTGAAAGGAAAGATTGAGGTCCAAAGTGTGGAAATTGCACA GCTGAGCCCAAGACTCAAAGAATCTGAGCAGGAGTCCCACAAACTGAAGGATCATATTCAGCTTCTACAG GTGGATCTCCAGAGCAGTGAGAAGGAAAAGGATAAGCTTTCTGCAGCGCTGCACAGAGTGTGTGGTGTCACACATGATCTACAGGACCTGAAGACTGAGAACAAGGCATTACGTAGAAGCCTGTCAGAGCAGGAGCAGCAGCCACTGCAGATGATGGACAGTGATTGGAAG GAGCAATACCAAGCCCTTCTTGGTCAGCTGGAGGAGGCTCAGAGACAGTTGCACAAGGAGTTGCAGGCTTCCAACAATACCCGCAAACGTGCAGAGCAAGCAGAAAGGGAACTGGAGGAGCTCAAGGAGTGCATGGAGAGCACGGCCATGACGTCTGATCAGACAAAACAGGAGAGCAGCAAACTAGAG ATGCAACTTTCAGAGTTAAACGAAATCATTGAGGAGAAAGAAAACATGGCAGAGATCGCTAAAGTAGAGAAAGAGGAGTTGTCCAGAGAGAATCAG GATCTCAAAAGAGATATTGAAAGACTTCGCAAGGTATTTGATGACGTCCAGGCTGCTCCAGTGCCCATGCAGCATCCCAACCCTTATGGCTCTTCAACTGACCCTACCCCCAATAAGGAGCAGCAGCAAGAGGCTGACTCTCTCCACTTTGGGAACCCATATGAAACCCCAG GCACGGCTACAAACCTGGAGGAAGAG TTGTCCTTGGAGTGTCGTCACTGCCATGAGTCCTTCCCTGGCATCACCCAGGACGAGCTGGAGCTGCACGAACACAGCCACAGAGCGTGCCCCTTCTGCACCCTCATCTGTGACGGAATGGAGCAGGCTTTATATGAAGACCACGTCTACAGCCATGAGGTGTAG
- the LOC111967661 gene encoding tax1-binding protein 1 homolog B isoform X1, which translates to MESFETAANMELSTNFSQVVFQEIPNSYVSNVALTCCYTLTAAIQPNPRDWVGIFKVGWSTTKDYHTFVWVEPSLELIGLETVRKQVLFTAYYLPKDDSAFYQFCYVDSNGQVRGASTPFCFKTPGEQSTDCSLENDLLVIITQEKVEQREREKEELVMELGQLKEQNETLRNALKEQQQEIDHFKLSNEELYQADGNMENKRENARKHEELTQNTKLMDDSHRGQEEQVGKSEREKEELTMELGQLKEQNETLTCALKEQQQEIDHLKESKKELVQLVSKLERQQQNTREHEELAKNAKSLDESQRGQESLTPICEKYERALIKIKQLTKEREVLRGKVEVQSVEIAQLSPRLKESERESHRLKAHIQLLQVDLQSSKKEKKCSALKEQQQEESKEELLQVVSKLERQQQNTREHEELAQNAKSMDESQRGQESLTTICEKYERALITIKQLKKEREELKGKIEVQSVEIAQLSPRLKESEQESHKLKDHIQLLQVDLQSSEKEKDKLSAALHRVCGVTHDLQDLKTENKALRRSLSEQEQQPLQMMDSDWKEQYQALLGQLEEAQRQLHKELQASNNTRKRAEQAERELEELKECMESTAMTSDQTKQESSKLEMQLSELNEIIEEKENMAEIAKVEKEELSRENQDLKRDIERLRKVFDDVQAAPVPMQHPNPYGSSTDPTPNKEQQQEADSLHFGNPYETPGTATNLEEELSLECRHCHESFPGITQDELELHEHSHRACPFCTLICDGMEQALYEDHVYSHEV; encoded by the exons ATGGAGAGCTTCGAAACTGCAGCCAACATGGAATTGTCAACCAACTTTTCCCAGGTTGTGTTTCAGGAAATCCCCAACTCATATGTGTCAAATGTTGCCTTGACTTGCTGCTACACTCTGACAGCAGCAATCCAACCGAATCCCAGAGACTGGGTGGGGATATTCAAG GTGGGCTGGAGCACCACAAAGGATTATCACACATTTGTGTGGGTAGAACCATCATTGGAACTGATAGGACTGGAGACAGTCAGAAAACAAGTGCTTTTTACTG CATACTACTTGCCAAAGGATGACTCAGCATTCTATCAGTTCTGCTATGTTGATAGCAATGGCCAAGTTAGAGGAGCCAGCACCCCCTTCTGCTTTAAAACCCCTGGGGAACAAAGCACAGACTGCAGCCTTGAAAATGACCTCTTGGTTATCATAACTCAG GAAAAGGTAGAGCAacgtgagagggagaaagaagagctgGTCATGGAGTTGGGGCAACTGAAAGAACAAAATGAGACTCTGAGAAATGCTCTGAAAGAGCAACAGCAAGAGATTGATCACTTCAAG CTGTCAAATGAGGAACTATACCAGGCAGATGGGAACATGGAGAATAAGCGGGAGAATGCAAGAAAGCATGAAGAACTGACacagaacactaaactaatggaTGACTCACACAGAGGGCAGGAG GAACAGGTGGGAaaaagtgagagggagaaagaagagctgACCATGGAGTTGGGGCAACTGAAAGAGCAAAATGAGACTCTGACATGTGCCCTAAAGGAGCAGCAGCAAGAGATTGATCACCTCAAG GAATCCAAAAAGGAACTGGTACAGTTAGTGAGCAAACTGGAGCGGCAGCAACAGAATACTAGAGAGCATGAAGAACTGGCAAAGAATGCCAAATCATTGGATGAAtcacagagaggacaggag TCTCTGACCCCTATTTGTGAGAAATATGAAAGAGCGTTGATCAAGATCAAACAGCTAACGAAAGAACGAGAGGTGTTAAGAGGAAAAGTTGAGGTCCAAAGTGTGGAGATCGCACA GCTGAGCCCAAGGCTCAAAGAATCTGAGCGGGAGTCACACAGACTGAAGGCTCACATTCAGCTTTTACAG GTGGATCTCCAGAGCAGTAAGAAAGAGAAGAAGTGTTCTGCCCTAAAGGAGCAACAGCAAGAG GAATCCAAAGAGGAACTGTTACAGGTAGTGAGCAAACTGGAGCGGCAGCAACAGAATACTAGAGAGCATGAAGAACTGGCACAGAATGCTAAATCAATGGATGAAtcacagagaggacaggag TCTCTGACAACTATTTGTGAGAAATATGAACGAGCGTTGATCACGATCAAACAGCTGAAGAAGGAGCGAGAGGAGTTGAAAGGAAAGATTGAGGTCCAAAGTGTGGAAATTGCACA GCTGAGCCCAAGACTCAAAGAATCTGAGCAGGAGTCCCACAAACTGAAGGATCATATTCAGCTTCTACAG GTGGATCTCCAGAGCAGTGAGAAGGAAAAGGATAAGCTTTCTGCAGCGCTGCACAGAGTGTGTGGTGTCACACATGATCTACAGGACCTGAAGACTGAGAACAAGGCATTACGTAGAAGCCTGTCAGAGCAGGAGCAGCAGCCACTGCAGATGATGGACAGTGATTGGAAG GAGCAATACCAAGCCCTTCTTGGTCAGCTGGAGGAGGCTCAGAGACAGTTGCACAAGGAGTTGCAGGCTTCCAACAATACCCGCAAACGTGCAGAGCAAGCAGAAAGGGAACTGGAGGAGCTCAAGGAGTGCATGGAGAGCACGGCCATGACGTCTGATCAGACAAAACAGGAGAGCAGCAAACTAGAG ATGCAACTTTCAGAGTTAAACGAAATCATTGAGGAGAAAGAAAACATGGCAGAGATCGCTAAAGTAGAGAAAGAGGAGTTGTCCAGAGAGAATCAG GATCTCAAAAGAGATATTGAAAGACTTCGCAAGGTATTTGATGACGTCCAGGCTGCTCCAGTGCCCATGCAGCATCCCAACCCTTATGGCTCTTCAACTGACCCTACCCCCAATAAGGAGCAGCAGCAAGAGGCTGACTCTCTCCACTTTGGGAACCCATATGAAACCCCAG GCACGGCTACAAACCTGGAGGAAGAG TTGTCCTTGGAGTGTCGTCACTGCCATGAGTCCTTCCCTGGCATCACCCAGGACGAGCTGGAGCTGCACGAACACAGCCACAGAGCGTGCCCCTTCTGCACCCTCATCTGTGACGGAATGGAGCAGGCTTTATATGAAGACCACGTCTACAGCCATGAGGTGTAG
- the LOC111967661 gene encoding calcium-binding and coiled-coil domain-containing protein 2 isoform X4, producing MESFETAANMELSTNFSQVVFQEIPNSYVSNVALTCCYTLTAAIQPNPRDWVGIFKVGWSTTKDYHTFVWVEPSLELIGLETVRKQVLFTAYYLPKDDSAFYQFCYVDSNGQVRGASTPFCFKTPGEQSTDCSLENDLLVIITQEKVEQREREKEELVMELGQLKEQNETLRNALKEQQQEIDHFKLSNEELYQADGNMENKRENARKHEELTQNTKLMDDSHRGQEEQVGKSEREKEELTMELGQLKEQNETLTCALKEQQQEIDHLKESKKELVQLVSKLERQQQNTREHEELAKNAKSLDESQRGQESLTTICEKYERALITIKQLKKEREELKGKIEVQSVEIAQLSPRLKESEQESHKLKDHIQLLQVDLQSSEKEKDKLSAALHRVCGVTHDLQDLKTENKALRRSLSEQEQQPLQMMDSDWKEQYQALLGQLEEAQRQLHKELQASNNTRKRAEQAERELEELKECMESTAMTSDQTKQESSKLEMQLSELNEIIEEKENMAEIAKVEKEELSRENQDLKRDIERLRKVFDDVQAAPVPMQHPNPYGSSTDPTPNKEQQQEADSLHFGNPYETPGTATNLEEELSLECRHCHESFPGITQDELELHEHSHRACPFCTLICDGMEQALYEDHVYSHEV from the exons ATGGAGAGCTTCGAAACTGCAGCCAACATGGAATTGTCAACCAACTTTTCCCAGGTTGTGTTTCAGGAAATCCCCAACTCATATGTGTCAAATGTTGCCTTGACTTGCTGCTACACTCTGACAGCAGCAATCCAACCGAATCCCAGAGACTGGGTGGGGATATTCAAG GTGGGCTGGAGCACCACAAAGGATTATCACACATTTGTGTGGGTAGAACCATCATTGGAACTGATAGGACTGGAGACAGTCAGAAAACAAGTGCTTTTTACTG CATACTACTTGCCAAAGGATGACTCAGCATTCTATCAGTTCTGCTATGTTGATAGCAATGGCCAAGTTAGAGGAGCCAGCACCCCCTTCTGCTTTAAAACCCCTGGGGAACAAAGCACAGACTGCAGCCTTGAAAATGACCTCTTGGTTATCATAACTCAG GAAAAGGTAGAGCAacgtgagagggagaaagaagagctgGTCATGGAGTTGGGGCAACTGAAAGAACAAAATGAGACTCTGAGAAATGCTCTGAAAGAGCAACAGCAAGAGATTGATCACTTCAAG CTGTCAAATGAGGAACTATACCAGGCAGATGGGAACATGGAGAATAAGCGGGAGAATGCAAGAAAGCATGAAGAACTGACacagaacactaaactaatggaTGACTCACACAGAGGGCAGGAG GAACAGGTGGGAaaaagtgagagggagaaagaagagctgACCATGGAGTTGGGGCAACTGAAAGAGCAAAATGAGACTCTGACATGTGCCCTAAAGGAGCAGCAGCAAGAGATTGATCACCTCAAG GAATCCAAAAAGGAACTGGTACAGTTAGTGAGCAAACTGGAGCGGCAGCAACAGAATACTAGAGAGCATGAAGAACTGGCAAAGAATGCCAAATCATTGGATGAAtcacagagaggacaggag TCTCTGACAACTATTTGTGAGAAATATGAACGAGCGTTGATCACGATCAAACAGCTGAAGAAGGAGCGAGAGGAGTTGAAAGGAAAGATTGAGGTCCAAAGTGTGGAAATTGCACA GCTGAGCCCAAGACTCAAAGAATCTGAGCAGGAGTCCCACAAACTGAAGGATCATATTCAGCTTCTACAG GTGGATCTCCAGAGCAGTGAGAAGGAAAAGGATAAGCTTTCTGCAGCGCTGCACAGAGTGTGTGGTGTCACACATGATCTACAGGACCTGAAGACTGAGAACAAGGCATTACGTAGAAGCCTGTCAGAGCAGGAGCAGCAGCCACTGCAGATGATGGACAGTGATTGGAAG GAGCAATACCAAGCCCTTCTTGGTCAGCTGGAGGAGGCTCAGAGACAGTTGCACAAGGAGTTGCAGGCTTCCAACAATACCCGCAAACGTGCAGAGCAAGCAGAAAGGGAACTGGAGGAGCTCAAGGAGTGCATGGAGAGCACGGCCATGACGTCTGATCAGACAAAACAGGAGAGCAGCAAACTAGAG ATGCAACTTTCAGAGTTAAACGAAATCATTGAGGAGAAAGAAAACATGGCAGAGATCGCTAAAGTAGAGAAAGAGGAGTTGTCCAGAGAGAATCAG GATCTCAAAAGAGATATTGAAAGACTTCGCAAGGTATTTGATGACGTCCAGGCTGCTCCAGTGCCCATGCAGCATCCCAACCCTTATGGCTCTTCAACTGACCCTACCCCCAATAAGGAGCAGCAGCAAGAGGCTGACTCTCTCCACTTTGGGAACCCATATGAAACCCCAG GCACGGCTACAAACCTGGAGGAAGAG TTGTCCTTGGAGTGTCGTCACTGCCATGAGTCCTTCCCTGGCATCACCCAGGACGAGCTGGAGCTGCACGAACACAGCCACAGAGCGTGCCCCTTCTGCACCCTCATCTGTGACGGAATGGAGCAGGCTTTATATGAAGACCACGTCTACAGCCATGAGGTGTAG
- the LOC111967661 gene encoding calcium-binding and coiled-coil domain-containing protein 2 isoform X3, producing the protein MESFETAANMELSTNFSQVVFQEIPNSYVSNVALTCCYTLTAAIQPNPRDWVGIFKVGWSTTKDYHTFVWVEPSLELIGLETVRKQVLFTAYYLPKDDSAFYQFCYVDSNGQVRGASTPFCFKTPGEQSTDCSLENDLLVIITQEKVEQREREKEELVMELGQLKEQNETLRNALKEQQQEIDHFKLSNEELYQADGNMENKRENARKHEELTQNTKLMDDSHRGQEEQVGKSEREKEELTMELGQLKEQNETLTCALKEQQQEIDHLKESKKELVQLVSKLERQQQNTREHEELAKNAKSLDESQRGQEESKEELLQVVSKLERQQQNTREHEELAQNAKSMDESQRGQESLTTICEKYERALITIKQLKKEREELKGKIEVQSVEIAQLSPRLKESEQESHKLKDHIQLLQVDLQSSEKEKDKLSAALHRVCGVTHDLQDLKTENKALRRSLSEQEQQPLQMMDSDWKEQYQALLGQLEEAQRQLHKELQASNNTRKRAEQAERELEELKECMESTAMTSDQTKQESSKLEMQLSELNEIIEEKENMAEIAKVEKEELSRENQDLKRDIERLRKVFDDVQAAPVPMQHPNPYGSSTDPTPNKEQQQEADSLHFGNPYETPGTATNLEEELSLECRHCHESFPGITQDELELHEHSHRACPFCTLICDGMEQALYEDHVYSHEV; encoded by the exons ATGGAGAGCTTCGAAACTGCAGCCAACATGGAATTGTCAACCAACTTTTCCCAGGTTGTGTTTCAGGAAATCCCCAACTCATATGTGTCAAATGTTGCCTTGACTTGCTGCTACACTCTGACAGCAGCAATCCAACCGAATCCCAGAGACTGGGTGGGGATATTCAAG GTGGGCTGGAGCACCACAAAGGATTATCACACATTTGTGTGGGTAGAACCATCATTGGAACTGATAGGACTGGAGACAGTCAGAAAACAAGTGCTTTTTACTG CATACTACTTGCCAAAGGATGACTCAGCATTCTATCAGTTCTGCTATGTTGATAGCAATGGCCAAGTTAGAGGAGCCAGCACCCCCTTCTGCTTTAAAACCCCTGGGGAACAAAGCACAGACTGCAGCCTTGAAAATGACCTCTTGGTTATCATAACTCAG GAAAAGGTAGAGCAacgtgagagggagaaagaagagctgGTCATGGAGTTGGGGCAACTGAAAGAACAAAATGAGACTCTGAGAAATGCTCTGAAAGAGCAACAGCAAGAGATTGATCACTTCAAG CTGTCAAATGAGGAACTATACCAGGCAGATGGGAACATGGAGAATAAGCGGGAGAATGCAAGAAAGCATGAAGAACTGACacagaacactaaactaatggaTGACTCACACAGAGGGCAGGAG GAACAGGTGGGAaaaagtgagagggagaaagaagagctgACCATGGAGTTGGGGCAACTGAAAGAGCAAAATGAGACTCTGACATGTGCCCTAAAGGAGCAGCAGCAAGAGATTGATCACCTCAAG GAATCCAAAAAGGAACTGGTACAGTTAGTGAGCAAACTGGAGCGGCAGCAACAGAATACTAGAGAGCATGAAGAACTGGCAAAGAATGCCAAATCATTGGATGAAtcacagagaggacaggag GAATCCAAAGAGGAACTGTTACAGGTAGTGAGCAAACTGGAGCGGCAGCAACAGAATACTAGAGAGCATGAAGAACTGGCACAGAATGCTAAATCAATGGATGAAtcacagagaggacaggag TCTCTGACAACTATTTGTGAGAAATATGAACGAGCGTTGATCACGATCAAACAGCTGAAGAAGGAGCGAGAGGAGTTGAAAGGAAAGATTGAGGTCCAAAGTGTGGAAATTGCACA GCTGAGCCCAAGACTCAAAGAATCTGAGCAGGAGTCCCACAAACTGAAGGATCATATTCAGCTTCTACAG GTGGATCTCCAGAGCAGTGAGAAGGAAAAGGATAAGCTTTCTGCAGCGCTGCACAGAGTGTGTGGTGTCACACATGATCTACAGGACCTGAAGACTGAGAACAAGGCATTACGTAGAAGCCTGTCAGAGCAGGAGCAGCAGCCACTGCAGATGATGGACAGTGATTGGAAG GAGCAATACCAAGCCCTTCTTGGTCAGCTGGAGGAGGCTCAGAGACAGTTGCACAAGGAGTTGCAGGCTTCCAACAATACCCGCAAACGTGCAGAGCAAGCAGAAAGGGAACTGGAGGAGCTCAAGGAGTGCATGGAGAGCACGGCCATGACGTCTGATCAGACAAAACAGGAGAGCAGCAAACTAGAG ATGCAACTTTCAGAGTTAAACGAAATCATTGAGGAGAAAGAAAACATGGCAGAGATCGCTAAAGTAGAGAAAGAGGAGTTGTCCAGAGAGAATCAG GATCTCAAAAGAGATATTGAAAGACTTCGCAAGGTATTTGATGACGTCCAGGCTGCTCCAGTGCCCATGCAGCATCCCAACCCTTATGGCTCTTCAACTGACCCTACCCCCAATAAGGAGCAGCAGCAAGAGGCTGACTCTCTCCACTTTGGGAACCCATATGAAACCCCAG GCACGGCTACAAACCTGGAGGAAGAG TTGTCCTTGGAGTGTCGTCACTGCCATGAGTCCTTCCCTGGCATCACCCAGGACGAGCTGGAGCTGCACGAACACAGCCACAGAGCGTGCCCCTTCTGCACCCTCATCTGTGACGGAATGGAGCAGGCTTTATATGAAGACCACGTCTACAGCCATGAGGTGTAG